Proteins encoded in a region of the Eschrichtius robustus isolate mEscRob2 chromosome 16, mEscRob2.pri, whole genome shotgun sequence genome:
- the MTG2 gene encoding mitochondrial ribosome-associated GTPase 2, which translates to MIRSRLFSARSWPVLEGVGCWTPLARAFPRPGRLLPQHASPRLLSVSCAGCTKHQEPPRKKLLSEKKLKRHFVDHRRVLVRGGRGGDGVSCFHSEPRKEFGGPDGGDGGYGGHVILRVDQQVKSLSSVLSQYQGFDGGAGGRKNCFGRSGAVLYIQVPVGTLVKEGNEVLADLSHPGDEFIAALGGAGGKGNRFFLANDNRAPTTCTPGQPGQERVLFLELKTVAHAGLVGFPNAGKSSLLRAISNARPTVASYPFTTLNPHVGVVHCEDHQQIAVADIPGIIRGAHQNRGLGLAFLRHIERCPFLLFVLDLSVPEPWTQLDDLKYELEQYRQGLSERPHAIVANKVDLPQARAQLPQLQARLGREAIALSAATGENLEELLLRLKELHDDHVAAELERGRQPLRW; encoded by the exons ATGATACGTTCGAGGCTTTTCTCAGCGAGATCCTGGCCGGTGTTGGAGGGCGTGGGGTGCTGGACACCATTGGCACGAGCGTTTCCCAGGCCCGGGCGGCTCCTTCCCCAGCACGCTTCTCCCAGGCTGCTCTCGGTCAGCTGTGCGGGCTGCACCAAGCACCAGGAACCCCCCAGGAAGAAGCTGCTCTCAGAGAAAAAACTG aaaaggcattttgtGGACCATCGCCGAGTGCTTGTCCGAGGGGGACGCGGAGGTGACGGGGTGAGCTGCTTCCACAGTGAGCCCCGGAAGGAGTTTGGAGGCCCCGATGGTGGCGACGGAGGCTACGGCGGCCACGTCATCCTGAGAG TTGACCAGCAAGTCAAGTCCCTGTCCTCAGTCCTGTCCCAGTACCAGGGCTTTGACGGAGGAGCCGGCGGCAGGAAGAACTGCTTTGGGCGAAGCGGCGCCGTCCTCTACATCCAG GTCCCCGTGGGCACTTTGGTGAAGGAGGGGAACGAAGTCCTGGCTGACCTCTCGCACCCGGGCGACGAGTTCATCGCGGCGCTGGGCGGGGCAGGCGGGAAGGGCAACCGCTTTTTCCTGGCCAACGACAACCGCGCGCCCACGACTTGTACCCCCGGACAGCCGGGTCAGGAGCGGGTCCTCTTCCTGGAGCTCAAAACGGTGGCACACGCTGGGCTG GTCGGATTCCCCAACGCAGGGAAATCCTCGCTTCTCCGGGCCATTTCCAACGCAAGGCCCACTGTGGCCTCCTACCCGTTCACCACCCTGAACCCGCACGTGGGGGTCGTTCACTGTGAGGACCACCAGCAAATAGCAG TGGCCGACATCCCGGGCATCATCCGCGGAGCCCACCAGAACAGGGGCCTGGGCTTGGCCTTCCTGAGGCACATCGAGCGCTGCCCCTTCCTCCTGTTCGTGCTGGACCTCTCGGTGCCAGAGCCGTGGACGCAGCTGGATGACCTGAAGTACGAGCTAGAACAGTACAGGCAAGGCCTGTCCGAGAGACCCCATGCCATCGTGGCGAACAAGGTCGACCTCCCTCAGGCCAGAGCCCAGCTGCCCCAGCTGCAGGCCCGCCTAGGCCGAGAGGCCATCGCCCTGTCGGCGGCCACCGGGGAGAACCTGGAGGAGCTGCTGCTGCGTCTGAAGGAGCTGCACGATGACCACGTGGCCGCGGAGCTGGAGCGTGGCCGCCAGCCTCTCCGGTGGTAG